The nucleotide sequence TCctatccaaatatttttgatcacaTACTGCTATCAGTAGATAAGCACATATAGTGATGTCCTAGAAAATGTTTAACAAGTGGCCTGTAGGGGAAGAGAACCAGCCttgatttttagtgttttttgaTTTCCGCAATGTACATACTCTCACTGTGGACAGTTTCAAGCCACCATCATGGTGTTACTGAATGCCTGATTGGAAAGAGATGTACACAATGAGCTCTCATGAGCCGGTGTGGAGTGACTCCAGCACACTACCGGTAGTGTGCTGGTAGTAGTACTTATGTACTTGTGTCTGTTTtataataatattcatattaaacctatttgtgtgtgtgtatatatatatatatgcacacatattttaagaatgcttgatttcttttattttatattaaaaataaagcagttcTATCTCCCCCGTGTGCCCCAGCACTCTACCAGATTGCCTTACAAATCCCTACATACCTGACTTGGGGGCTACTGCTCTAGACACTCAAGGTCTCCACTTCTTTGGTTATTCACTCTCTCTGTGTCATCAGCCTCTTTCTCTTGTATCATTCTCGTGAGTGTACTGAGAAACTCTAGTATTCTCTAGCATCTTCCATCATTAGAGATTGTCGCTTAGTCTGGTCTTCTCCTTTATCAAAAGCTCCATTTTTCTACTCCCCTTCATAGCAGAACCATTCAGAGACATCTCTACATGCCATTTCACTTCCTCCTTTTTCATTCCGTCTTCGCCTACTCCATTCTGACTTCCACCCCCAGCTCTCTACTGAGATTGCTCTTGTCATTGCCATAAGTGATTTCCATGCTGCCAAATCTACTAGATCATCTGGCGTCATCTCACTGGGCCCCTCAGTGTCAGGTGACATAATTGACTACCCCATCCTTCTAGAAATGCTCTCCTCTTGTAGCTTCTGCATTAATACACTCTGCTGGTTTTCTGCTGGTTCTCCTTTGTTGAGGCTTCTGCTGTGACTCAAGAAATAGCTTTGGTCTCCTTTTGATATTTGTACTGTTTCCCTAGGTGATCTCATTCATTCCTAGGCCTTTAAAACCAAGCTGTGTGCTGATCACTCCCGCATTGCGTTCCTCTGCCCTCCTTTCTCTTCTGAGCTCCAGATGTGCACATCTAATTCCCCCCCATATTTTCACCTGGAGGTTTCATAGGTGTCTTCAAGACTGCAGCTCCAGAGTGAACGCtttatttcccctttttcttctactatttctcttttttttcagttttccttatTTCACAAAATGGCAAATTACTTATTTAGTTGTTAAATCCAGAAATCTGGAATGTATCCTTAACTTCTATCCTGagcaacagggagaaaccccgtctctactaaaaatacaaaattagccgggtgtggtggtgcatgcctgtcatctcagctactcaggaggctgaggcaggagaatcacttgaattggggaggcggaggttgcagtgagccgagatcgcgccattgtactcaagcctgggcaacaagagtgaaacgccatctcaagaaaaaccaaaaaaccccaaaagactTCTATCTTTTTTTATCCCTTGCATCTAATTCATAAACACATCCTTTTGTTCTATCTACAACATATGTATTTCATCTGTCCACTTATCTCTGCCTCTATTTTAGTCCAGACCATCATCACTTTTCTCCCAGATGATTGTAATAGCACATTCCACGCTCACATGTGCCTCTTTCCAATCCATGCCTGATATTATAACTAAGAGTGATTTGTATAAGATGTAAATCAAgttatttttctcccttctaCATCCTCCAGTGCATCTAGAGTTAGCTCCAGATTCCTTACCATGACCTCTAAGGCTGTGTGTGATCTGGCCTCcgccttcctctgcctcctcatCGCACGTCACTCTGTCTTTGGCTCTTGTGCTCTAGTAAAACAAGCCTTTTTTTTGGTCCCTAGAATAGATTGGTCTTTTTCCTGAGCGCCTTTGGCTTCTTTGGTCTCTCTTTCTGGGAAGCATTTTCTCTGACTTGTCATATTTCTGGTACCTTCTTTTCCTGAAGATCTCAGCTTAAATCCCGTCTCCTTAGGGAATTCTTCCTGCTCTAATAAGATTTCCTACTGGTTTGTTTCTGTCTTAGTACTTAACACAATTTGGGgttgcttttctttatttatttacttgatttAGTAGAAAGCTTTGTGAGAGCAGGGACCTTATTTCCACCTGGTGGTAGGTGCAACAGATgttgcatgaaaaaaaaaaatgtatggaaGAATACTGGACTTGCCCTGTCTATCGTATGAATGGTAATTACTGaatgaagacagagaaggaaggTATCTTAACAATTGTGGGCAGCACAATACAGGGAGGACAGGTTAATGTGTTGATCATGTCTGACTGTTTCTTTAAGACAGCCCAGAACTAGGAAGGAACAGATCCGATAAAACGTTACAGAAGTAAATGTAAAATCCTGTGATTTGGTTACAAATAAATCAGTTGCATTATACAGAATCAGGAAACTCCAGCCTGACACCGATTCACATGCCAAGTCCTAAGGAAAGTGGTAGCCGAAAAGCTAATGCAGCCCTAATCTACATTAATCATtccatgtatttctttattaggGGAGGGAATTGGCTAATATTACTCTTCTCCAGTGACACCAGTAGAATTATTagaactttcaaaaaaaaaaaaaagaattattagaaCTTTCTAGAATTGCAATGTAATAACacctcattcatccatccacagatccatttattcattcctttaacatttactgagtaaaTTCTGGGCACTTGTATTATAGTCATGAGCAAAATTACCATGACTTTTGTGTTCATGGAACTTAATGTCTAACTCCTGAAGAGAAGGGAGTTCTCTTTTTGTGAAAGTGTTAAGCAGAAACCAGTTTGTCATTTATTGAGAAACAATGCATACTCATGGTTAAGAACTCATGCCCTGGAAGCCAGGGGTTGGTGTCCAGGGGTTTTAAATTCCAGCTCCAATAtttgccagctgtgtgactttgggcaaattaatGTCTTTGGTCAAATTAATGTCTCTATGTTTCAGTGGTCTCATCTATAAACTTGAGATAATAATGCTATGCATAGAGTTAAAATGAGCTAATGCTCACAAATAATTTACAATAGTACCTGGTAcgtagtaagtgcttaataaatattttagataataagCAGTTAATAAAATGGTGTTGAGATTTAGGGTGAGAAAAAGTGGTCACAGAGTAATTCTGGTGTATCAGGAcccacattattattttttgttttttattaaaggTTGTTAGTAATTTGAGCTTGAACTTGAAAATCTTGACTGTAGAGTTTGatgacatttgttttatttggttttctgttttgggCTAGGAAGATGTGACTCCTGTTTAGAAATAACCACCAGGTAGTCCCCCAACAACTCCCCAGATGCTTACAAAGAAACACACCTTTGGAAATAATACAATTGTAACTATACATCAACatctgtttttgctttggttttgttttagtgGCAGCTGAAATATCCCAAACTAATTCTCCGAGAAGCCAGCAGTGTATCTGAGGAGCTCCATAAAGaggttcaagaagcctttctcacaCTGCACAAGCATGGCTGCTTATTTCGGGACCTGGTTAGGATCCAAGGCAAAGATCTGCTCACTCCGGTATCTCGCATCCTCATTGGTAATCCAGGCTGTACCTACAAGTACCTGAACACCAGGCTCTTCACAGTCCCCTGGCCAGTGAAAGGGTCTAATATAAAATACCCCGAGGCTGAAATAGCCGCTGCTTGTGAGACCTTCCTCAAGCTCAATGACTACCTGCAGATAGAAACCATCCAGGCTTTGGAAGAACTTGCTGCCAAAGAGAAGGCTAATGAGGATGCTGTGCCATTGTGTATGTCTGCAGATTTCCCCAGGGTTGGGATGGGGTCATCCTATGATGGACAAGATGAAGTGGACATTAAGAGCAGAGCGGCATACAACGTAACTTTGCTGAATTTCATGGATCCTCAGAAAATGCCATACCTGAAAGAGGAACCTTATTTTGGCATGGGGAAAATGGCAGTGAGCTGGCATCATGATGAAAATCTGGTGGACAGGTCAGCGGTGGCAGTGTACAGTTATAGCTGTGAAGGTACGGTCTGCTCTGCGAAAAAGCAGCCCTGTATGTGATAATATGACCCGAGTTGTTTAGGCTCTGGAGATACACACATACAGGAACATGTTTGCATGTGTGcttatgtgtgtacatgcacatgcTTGTGTGTGTATCATGTGTACTTTTTAGTCTTGTCACACCTGTATGTCTGCAGAATATGCCTGTTTCTCATCTAGCCATGCTAGCTGGCTCATCGTTATACTGTACTCAGAATATTTTCGCACATAAGCACTCCTGTCATTTGTCTCTCGTGTGCCCAGGAGAGCAGCCTCTTGGTTTCATACAGCCAACTGTCTTTCTCTACAGCTCAGAAGAGATTGTACAGTTGCTATAATTAACTTGCTGATAAAGAGCTGGGAAAACAAAAATCTGTCAAATCTTTCCAGGTTCCCACAGGTGCACATTTCCAGACttgccaaaatattttattatggttGACATCACTATCTTGATGGGTGTGATTTGTCAAATATGGACTTGTTCTTGGCTTCACACAGTTTGTAACTACTGTCCTTCCTTGCCAGAAGCAGTTGAGGTAGGTTTTGTAAGCAGACAGTCCTCCATTTTCAGGAAACTCCCTAGCCCTCTACCCAATTCTGCAGTTTTAGACCTTGTTGGGTGGCCGTGGTAGACTTGTTCTTGCATTTTCTGATATATAATCCCCTTGAAACAGAGATCATAGCCTACCTCTTAGTAGCCCACCCAAATTTCTCTTCTTCTATTATTGTTTCTGTGTGTTTATGGCCCTCATTGTTCCTTAGAATAGAATTACAAAAATGGTAGTTGAACAGATCGAGGAGAGCATGACCTCTGTTGACTTTCTTTTGTGCCTGATTATTTGGCAAAGGGATACAAGACATAGTATTAGCTCTCTTGTCTGATTTACTgaaagatatttggaaaaccagAATTCTGGATATCCCATCAGGGAATGACTGGAACTTTCAAGGCTCATTATTTTCTGACAACTCTAGATATTTGactggatttttgtttgttatcgttatttgttttttgtttactaAAATGACTGTTTTGGAAaagagatttaagaaaaaaaagatctttaaAGTACCCTTTAAATTTCTTACAAtttccctgtctcaaaaatgtccTCAGAactactcatttttttctaactttaccTTGTGTCTTCGGTCTGAAACAAGGAACAAGTTTAGCGTTTGGAAATTTCACCACTTTCTCTGGCATCTCAAATAATGATGCTGACCTAAGAAAATCGCTTGAAGGGATTTAATGCTGTCCTAATGGAAAGAACTGAGATCCTCTGATCTTTAATAAGGACTTGCCAGGGATTTAAGAACTATCACTTCCAAGAACTCTGATGTGAACGAACAATGGAGTTAGTTTCTTTCTTAAGGAGACAACTCTCCAAACCTGAAGCAGTGGCATGTGATAGTACCAAGCTCTACAAAGATGCCTTTGTGCTCCCAATTACTCTCCGCCCTCCAGTTTAATGGTCCTATTGTACTCCCTTCGCGTGGGTGATCAAGTACTTTTTGAAACCTAGAATATCTTTCAGAAAGGAATTTAAATGTCTAATGAATAGTTTCTATGCTCAGGAGTAGTTAAGACTGATAaagtatacaaatataaattacatataaatatagaaatgttGGTACTTGCAGTTGTCACCGGAAAGAGACTTTGAATCTGTAAGAGCAGTGTAGAAACTCCTTTGTTCTCTTAACCTCAGAAATTCTCAGAACTCCAtctaataataatagcaatactGGGAATgctcatttattgagcacctactatgtgccacatGCTGTTataagcattttacatgcattaactcattttatcTTCCCAACAATTCAAAGAACAAAATAGTAATGAAGTACTAttgctatcctcattttacagatgaggaaaccgagtcACAGAAGGTTGATTAACTTGTTCATGGTGATGCAGCAAGTAAGTAGCAGAGTTAGGATTTGAGCACAAATATCCAGACTTCAGAATCTGAACACCTAAGGCTATGTGCATTATGAGCAGGTGTTTCTTATCCCAGCAGTGTAGCTGTCtcagggattttattttatttttttactttttaaattttttgagacagaggcttgctctatctcccaggccagagtgcagtggcacaatcttggctcactgcaacctccacctcctggttcaatggattctcctgcctcagcctcccgagtaactgggatgacaggcacgcaccactatgcccagctaattttttgtaattttagtagagatggggtttcaccatgctagccaggctggtcttggactcctgacctcgtgatctgtgcgcctcggtctcccagagtgctgggattacaggcgtgagccacggcacccggccaggGACTTGGGTTTTTAAAATGTCCACCTCTGGAAAGGTTAAGGGTATGCTCCATTTGCTTTTTCTTGCA is from Macaca fascicularis isolate 582-1 chromosome 20, T2T-MFA8v1.1 and encodes:
- the FTO gene encoding alpha-ketoglutarate-dependent dioxygenase FTO isoform X7; the protein is MAPDGSRTLRELHAGGGVQGEGIYAACGGEGGFSGSMKRTPTAEEREREAKKLRLLEELEDTWLPYLTPKDDEFYQQWQLKYPKLILREASSVSEELHKEVQEAFLTLHKHGCLFRDLVRIQGKDLLTPVSRILIGNPGCTYKYLNTRLFTVPWPVKGSNIKYPEAEIAAACETFLKLNDYLQIETIQALEELAAKEKANEDAVPLCMSADFPRVGMGSSYDGQDEVDIKSRAAYNVTLLNFMDPQKMPYLKEEPYFGMGKMAVSWHHDENLVDRSAVAVYSYSCEGPEEESDDDSHFEGRDPDIWHVGFKISWDIETPGLAIPLHQGDCYFMLDDLNATHQHCVLAGSQPRFSSTHRVAECSTGTLDYILQRCQLALQNVRDDVDNGDVSLKSFEPAVLKQGEEIHNE